In Acidobacteriota bacterium, a single window of DNA contains:
- a CDS encoding NAD(P)-binding protein: MGLFKEVKKPVIKSGPTSGGEISPLRPRYQVKTPPCMGHCPSGTDIRAWLTTIAQAEAYGRTHEQAYEIAWRKITDMNPFPATCGRVCPHPCEDHCNRGGKEGPVAINALERFIGDFGLQKNLSLGRLSEEKHPEKVAVVGAGPAGLSCAYQLARRGYSVTVFEAFSKPGGMLRYGIPKYRLPREVLDGEIQKILDLGVELRCGTVIGKDIPIDQLRKDYKAVFVGIGAHKGIKLRVPGEDSPNVFTGTEFLNKVNSGEEVKVGGKVLVIGGGDTAIDAARISKRLGADVTIVYRRTRAEMPAIAPEIEGALEEGVRIEYLAAPVEILVKDGLAVGMKCIRMELGEPDASGRRRPVPKAGSEFDIEATAIIAAISQEPAFDGFEMLKEGKDWIKVDDWGKTKEDGVFAGGDNVELGLVTIAIAQGRFAAEAIDARFRGKPLEKPQAPPVVTKEKMKLAWYKEMARNERSHVPPEQRGMDTEIEQGLTEEQVLAETGRCMSCGLCMDCETCWMYCTNSCFVKLPKGEHYKIKLEVCNGCKKCAEECPCGYIDLV, encoded by the coding sequence ATGGGCCTGTTCAAAGAAGTGAAGAAGCCGGTCATCAAGTCGGGGCCCACGTCGGGCGGGGAGATCAGCCCGCTCCGCCCGAGGTACCAGGTCAAGACGCCTCCCTGCATGGGCCACTGCCCGAGCGGAACGGACATTCGCGCCTGGCTCACCACCATCGCCCAGGCCGAGGCCTACGGCCGCACGCATGAACAGGCCTACGAGATCGCCTGGCGCAAGATCACGGACATGAACCCCTTTCCGGCCACGTGCGGCCGCGTCTGTCCGCACCCCTGCGAGGACCACTGCAACCGGGGGGGCAAGGAAGGGCCCGTGGCCATCAACGCGCTCGAGCGCTTCATCGGCGACTTCGGGCTCCAGAAGAACCTGAGCCTGGGCCGCCTCTCCGAGGAGAAGCACCCCGAGAAAGTGGCCGTCGTCGGCGCGGGCCCGGCGGGCTTGTCGTGCGCCTACCAGCTCGCGCGCAGGGGATATTCGGTGACCGTCTTCGAGGCCTTCAGCAAGCCCGGTGGAATGCTCCGGTACGGCATCCCCAAGTACCGCCTTCCCCGGGAGGTTCTGGACGGCGAAATCCAGAAGATTCTGGATCTCGGCGTGGAACTGAGGTGCGGCACGGTCATCGGTAAGGACATCCCCATCGACCAGCTCCGCAAGGACTACAAGGCCGTCTTCGTGGGGATCGGCGCCCACAAGGGGATCAAGTTGCGCGTCCCCGGCGAGGATTCGCCGAACGTGTTCACCGGAACGGAGTTCCTCAACAAGGTCAACTCGGGCGAGGAGGTGAAGGTGGGAGGGAAGGTCCTCGTCATCGGGGGCGGGGACACGGCCATTGACGCGGCACGCATCAGCAAGCGGCTGGGTGCCGACGTGACGATCGTCTACCGCCGGACCCGCGCGGAGATGCCCGCCATCGCTCCCGAGATCGAGGGCGCCCTCGAGGAAGGCGTCCGGATCGAGTACCTGGCCGCCCCGGTGGAGATCCTGGTGAAGGACGGCCTGGCCGTGGGAATGAAGTGCATCCGCATGGAACTGGGCGAGCCCGACGCCTCCGGACGCCGCCGCCCCGTGCCGAAAGCGGGCAGCGAGTTCGACATCGAGGCCACGGCCATCATCGCCGCCATCAGCCAGGAGCCCGCCTTCGACGGCTTCGAGATGCTCAAGGAAGGCAAGGATTGGATCAAGGTGGACGATTGGGGCAAGACCAAGGAGGACGGGGTCTTCGCCGGAGGCGACAACGTGGAACTGGGGCTCGTGACCATCGCCATCGCCCAGGGCCGCTTCGCCGCCGAGGCCATCGACGCCCGCTTCCGCGGCAAGCCGCTTGAGAAGCCCCAGGCGCCCCCGGTGGTGACCAAGGAGAAGATGAAACTCGCGTGGTACAAGGAGATGGCCCGCAACGAGCGGTCCCACGTTCCCCCCGAACAGAGGGGGATGGATACGGAGATCGAGCAGGGCCTCACCGAGGAGCAGGTCCTCGCCGAGACGGGCCGCTGCATGTCCTGCGGCCTCTGCATGGACTGCGAGACCTGCTGGATGTACTGCACCAACAGCTGTTTCGTCAAACTGCCGAAGGGCGAGCACTACAAGATCAAACTGGAAGTGTGCAACGGTTGCAAGAAGTGCGCCGAGGAGTGCCCCTGCGGGTACATCGACCTGGTGTAG
- a CDS encoding TusE/DsrC/DsvC family sulfur relay protein: MPTIELNGHSYVVDEDGFLEDPGIWNEEVAKDFALTEGVTELTEDHWKMIHYLRNYYLQFGIAPMIRKLCKETGFPLNKVYELFPSGPAKGACKLAGLPKPTGCV; encoded by the coding sequence GTGCCGACCATCGAACTGAACGGACACAGCTACGTCGTGGATGAGGACGGGTTCCTTGAAGATCCGGGCATCTGGAACGAGGAAGTGGCGAAGGACTTCGCCCTCACCGAGGGCGTCACGGAGCTCACGGAAGACCACTGGAAGATGATCCACTACCTGAGGAACTACTACCTCCAGTTCGGCATCGCCCCGATGATCCGGAAGCTCTGCAAGGAGACGGGATTCCCGCTGAACAAGGTCTACGAACTCTTCCCCTCCGGTCCGGCCAAGGGCGCCTGCAAGCTCGCCGGCCTCCCGAAGCCGACGGGGTGCGTGTAA
- a CDS encoding RsbRD N-terminal domain-containing protein, with protein sequence MGILSELEERRSALIEAWEDAVLQAYPEQTGRFLREVKDPFSNPVGATLRENLPVVFDVLLGRSAEDRSEESLDRIVRLRAVQDFTAGQAVGFVFLLKRILRRELAEAARADADGWARIEDEIDGLAVRAFEAFVRCREKIFEIKADEARRRVFVLERRYAAAPPDPEGEGEVK encoded by the coding sequence ATGGGGATCCTGTCGGAACTCGAGGAAAGGAGGTCGGCGCTGATCGAAGCGTGGGAAGACGCCGTCCTCCAAGCCTATCCGGAGCAGACCGGGCGCTTTCTCCGCGAGGTCAAGGATCCCTTCAGCAATCCAGTGGGGGCGACGCTCCGGGAGAACCTCCCCGTCGTCTTCGACGTCCTGCTGGGACGTTCCGCCGAGGACCGGTCCGAGGAGTCCCTGGACCGGATCGTCCGCCTGAGGGCCGTGCAGGACTTCACCGCCGGCCAGGCGGTCGGCTTCGTGTTCCTGCTGAAGAGGATCTTGCGGCGGGAGCTGGCCGAAGCGGCGCGCGCCGACGCGGACGGCTGGGCCCGGATCGAGGACGAGATCGACGGCCTCGCCGTGCGCGCCTTCGAGGCCTTCGTGCGGTGCCGCGAGAAGATCTTCGAAATCAAGGCCGATGAGGCGAGGCGCCGGGTCTTCGTGCTGGAGAGGCGCTACGCGGCCGCCCCGCCCGATCCGGAGGGAGAAGGAGAAGTGAAGTGA
- the dsrM gene encoding sulfate reduction electron transfer complex DsrMKJOP subunit DsrM has product MNVFIAFALVALLSAAAFLGGTSAGLRTLFGVYLPYAAVATFLVGVILKVLAWAKVPVPFRIPTTCGQQKSLPWIQHSRLDSPFTFLGVVGRMALEVLLFRSLFRNTKAELREGPRLVYGEEKWLWLAAMAFHWSFLVVFVRHLRFFMEPVPWLVGIVETADSFFQIGAPILYLTDLFLLAALGYLLFRRLYDPQVRYLSLLADYFPLLLLIGLCGTGVLMRYFARVDIVAIKELAMGLVTFKPVVPETVGPLFFVHLFLLSVLIAYFPFSKLMHLGGVFLSPTRNLANNNRAKRHVNPWNYPVKVHTYAEWEEEFRDKIKLAGLPLDKE; this is encoded by the coding sequence ATGAACGTCTTCATCGCATTCGCGCTCGTGGCGCTCCTTTCGGCCGCCGCCTTCCTGGGCGGGACGTCCGCAGGGTTGCGCACGCTCTTCGGCGTGTACCTTCCGTACGCCGCGGTGGCCACTTTTCTCGTGGGGGTGATCCTCAAGGTCCTGGCCTGGGCCAAGGTGCCGGTGCCCTTCCGCATCCCCACGACCTGCGGCCAGCAGAAGAGCCTGCCCTGGATCCAGCACTCCCGTCTCGACAGCCCCTTCACCTTCCTGGGCGTCGTCGGGCGGATGGCCCTCGAGGTCCTCTTGTTCCGCTCGCTCTTCCGGAACACGAAAGCGGAATTGAGGGAAGGCCCGCGGCTCGTCTACGGCGAGGAGAAGTGGCTGTGGCTGGCGGCCATGGCCTTTCACTGGTCCTTTCTGGTGGTCTTCGTTCGGCATCTTCGGTTCTTCATGGAGCCCGTGCCGTGGCTGGTCGGGATCGTGGAGACGGCCGACTCGTTCTTCCAGATCGGAGCCCCCATCCTCTACCTCACGGACCTCTTCCTCCTCGCGGCGCTGGGGTACCTGCTGTTCAGAAGGCTCTACGATCCGCAGGTTCGGTATCTCTCCCTCCTGGCGGACTACTTTCCCCTCCTGCTCCTGATCGGCCTGTGCGGGACGGGCGTGCTCATGCGGTACTTCGCGCGGGTGGACATCGTGGCGATCAAGGAACTGGCCATGGGGCTGGTGACCTTCAAGCCGGTGGTGCCCGAGACCGTGGGGCCGCTCTTCTTCGTCCATCTTTTCCTCCTGTCGGTGCTCATCGCCTACTTCCCCTTCAGCAAGCTCATGCACCTGGGCGGCGTCTTCCTCAGCCCCACGAGGAACCTCGCCAACAACAACCGGGCGAAGCGGCACGTGAACCCCTGGAACTACCCCGTGAAGGTGCACACCTACGCGGAGTGGGAGGAGGAGTTCCGCGACAAGATCAAGCTGGCGGGGCTCCCGCTGGACAAGGAGTGA
- the dsrK gene encoding sulfate reduction electron transfer complex DsrMKJOP subunit DsrK, with the protein MAEQHPTPEQLTRIDYKPPKRGWMDPKVEFRRGTYCYSALPKSMAYVDLPNPRVWQPHDEDWKLPPDWQKIILDGMKERLEKYRSFRLFMDICVRCGACADKCHFYVGSGDPKNMPVLRAELIRSVYRRYFTPAGKMLGGLAGGRELTVDVLKEWFYYFYQCTECRRCSVFCPYGIDTAEVTMIGRELLNLVGCNINWVVDPVANCFRTGNHLGIQPHGFVDSIQMACDDIEEVTGIRVDPPINRKGADILFVTPSADYFGSPHYYSLMGYLMLFKELGLNYTWSAYAGEGGNFGLFTSHEMIKRLNHKIYHEAKRLGVKWILGGECGHMWRVLHQYMDTMNGPADFLEVPRSPITGTVFENAKSTKMVHITEFTADLIKHGKIKLDPSRNDHWNVTYHDSCNPARAMGLFEEPRYVIRNTCRNFHDMPENTIREQTFCCGSGAGLGTDENFEMRMRGGFPRANAVRFVRDRHGVNMLACICAIDKANLSALMEYWVPEVQVGGIHEFVGNALVMTGEKERTVDLRLTPLKAKEEANA; encoded by the coding sequence ATGGCCGAACAGCATCCGACCCCTGAACAGCTCACCCGCATCGACTACAAGCCCCCCAAGCGCGGCTGGATGGACCCAAAGGTCGAATTCCGCCGTGGAACCTACTGCTACAGCGCTCTCCCCAAGAGCATGGCCTACGTGGACCTGCCCAACCCGAGGGTCTGGCAGCCGCACGACGAGGACTGGAAGCTCCCTCCCGACTGGCAGAAGATCATCCTCGACGGCATGAAGGAGCGCCTGGAGAAATACCGCTCCTTCCGCCTCTTCATGGACATCTGCGTCCGCTGCGGGGCCTGCGCCGACAAGTGCCACTTCTACGTGGGCTCGGGCGACCCCAAGAACATGCCCGTCCTGCGCGCCGAACTCATCCGGTCGGTCTACCGCCGGTACTTCACGCCCGCCGGCAAGATGCTCGGCGGCCTGGCGGGGGGCCGCGAACTCACCGTGGACGTGCTCAAGGAGTGGTTCTACTACTTCTACCAGTGCACCGAGTGCCGGCGATGCTCGGTCTTCTGCCCCTACGGCATCGACACGGCCGAGGTCACCATGATCGGCCGAGAGCTGCTCAACCTGGTGGGGTGCAACATCAACTGGGTGGTGGACCCGGTGGCGAACTGCTTCCGCACGGGCAACCACCTCGGCATCCAGCCGCATGGCTTCGTCGATTCGATCCAGATGGCCTGCGACGACATCGAAGAGGTGACGGGCATCCGGGTGGATCCCCCCATCAACCGGAAGGGCGCCGACATCCTCTTCGTGACCCCCTCGGCGGACTATTTCGGCTCGCCGCACTACTACTCGCTCATGGGCTACCTCATGCTCTTCAAGGAGCTGGGGCTCAACTACACGTGGAGCGCCTACGCGGGGGAGGGCGGAAACTTCGGCCTCTTCACCAGCCACGAGATGATCAAGCGCCTGAACCACAAGATCTACCACGAGGCCAAACGCCTGGGCGTCAAGTGGATCCTCGGAGGGGAATGCGGCCACATGTGGCGGGTCCTCCACCAGTACATGGACACCATGAACGGGCCCGCGGACTTCCTGGAGGTGCCGAGATCCCCCATCACGGGAACCGTCTTTGAAAACGCCAAATCCACGAAGATGGTCCACATCACCGAGTTCACCGCGGACCTCATCAAGCACGGGAAGATCAAGCTCGACCCGAGCCGGAACGACCACTGGAACGTCACGTACCACGACTCCTGCAATCCGGCCCGGGCCATGGGCCTCTTCGAGGAGCCGCGGTACGTGATCCGGAACACGTGCCGGAATTTCCACGACATGCCCGAGAACACGATTCGAGAGCAGACGTTCTGCTGCGGCTCCGGCGCGGGGCTCGGCACCGATGAGAACTTCGAAATGCGCATGCGGGGAGGCTTCCCGAGAGCCAACGCCGTGCGCTTCGTGAGGGACAGGCACGGCGTCAACATGCTGGCCTGCATTTGCGCCATCGACAAGGCGAACCTCTCGGCCCTCATGGAATATTGGGTGCCCGAGGTTCAGGTGGGGGGCATCCACGAATTCGTGGGCAACGCCCTCGTGATGACCGGGGAAAAGGAGCGGACCGTGGACCTGAGGCTCACTCCGCTCAAGGCGAAGGAGGAAGCCAATGCGTGA
- the dsrJ gene encoding sulfate reduction electron transfer complex DsrMKJOP subunit DsrJ: MREKPWILIGLLVFLFLVTFPVWWNLAAGEKAAAPKPELPTDEKECVAPADYMRVAHMDLLMTWRDQYVRQGDRTFTGPGQRTFTRSLTKTCMKCHTSKEKFCDACHNYAAVKPYCWDCHVAPKESRG, encoded by the coding sequence ATGCGTGAGAAACCCTGGATCCTGATAGGGCTCCTCGTCTTCCTCTTCCTGGTCACGTTCCCCGTTTGGTGGAACCTGGCCGCGGGCGAGAAGGCCGCGGCGCCCAAGCCCGAACTGCCGACGGACGAGAAGGAGTGCGTGGCTCCGGCGGACTACATGCGCGTGGCCCACATGGACCTCCTCATGACCTGGAGGGACCAGTACGTCAGGCAGGGGGACCGGACCTTCACCGGGCCGGGTCAGAGGACCTTCACGCGCAGCCTCACGAAGACGTGCATGAAGTGCCACACGAGCAAGGAGAAGTTTTGCGACGCCTGCCACAACTATGCGGCGGTCAAGCCGTACTGCTGGGACTGCCACGTGGCGCCGAAGGAGAGCCGGGGATGA
- the dsrO gene encoding sulfate reduction electron transfer complex DsrMKJOP subunit DsrO, which translates to MSTDRRTFLGVAGLGALAIAGKASVDALASGPEAGKPKAGTRWAMVIDPLKCLKEEGCKACADACHKVHNVPLMANKKHEVKWIWKEPYERAFAAESEYTQEALKEKPVLVFCNHCANPPCVRVCPTQATWKREDGVVMMDWHRCIGCRYCVAACPYGSRSFNWVDPRPSLAEISPEYPTRTKGVVEKCTLCEERLAEGKLPACVEACEEKAILFGDLHDEASPVRARLRESFTIRRKPELGTEPEIYYVVGGKPDVHV; encoded by the coding sequence ATGAGCACCGACAGGCGTACCTTTTTGGGAGTGGCGGGCCTGGGCGCCCTGGCCATCGCGGGAAAAGCTTCCGTGGATGCTCTGGCGAGCGGTCCGGAGGCAGGAAAGCCCAAGGCCGGGACGCGTTGGGCCATGGTCATCGATCCCCTCAAATGTCTCAAGGAGGAAGGGTGCAAGGCGTGCGCGGACGCTTGCCACAAGGTCCACAACGTTCCCCTCATGGCCAACAAGAAGCACGAGGTGAAGTGGATCTGGAAGGAGCCCTATGAGAGGGCTTTCGCCGCCGAGTCCGAGTACACCCAGGAAGCCCTCAAGGAGAAGCCGGTCCTCGTCTTTTGCAACCACTGCGCCAATCCTCCCTGCGTCCGGGTATGCCCCACACAGGCCACGTGGAAGCGCGAGGACGGGGTGGTCATGATGGACTGGCACCGCTGCATCGGATGCCGGTACTGCGTAGCGGCCTGTCCCTACGGCTCCAGGTCTTTCAACTGGGTGGACCCGAGGCCGAGCCTCGCGGAAATCTCGCCCGAGTACCCGACCCGCACGAAGGGCGTGGTCGAGAAGTGCACCCTCTGCGAGGAGCGCCTGGCCGAGGGCAAGCTCCCGGCCTGCGTGGAAGCCTGCGAGGAGAAGGCCATTCTCTTCGGGGACCTCCACGACGAGGCCTCTCCGGTGCGCGCGCGGCTGAGAGAGTCCTTCACCATCCGGCGAAAGCCCGAGCTGGGCACCGAGCCCGAGATCTACTACGTCGTGGGAGGGAAGCCCGATGTTCATGTTTGA
- the dsrP gene encoding sulfate reduction electron transfer complex DsrMKJOP subunit DsrP → MFEKAVVGSRRYWAWVFALLCVIGAGFVSYLYQLNVGLGVTGLSRDITWGFYIAQFTFFVGVAASAVMVVLPYYLHDYKAFGKLTILGEFLAISAVTMCMLFIFVDMGQPTRVLNVLLHPTPNSMMFWDMVSLSGYLFLNALISLVALSAERKAVAPPKWIKPFILLSIPWAVSIHTVTAFLYNGLPGRSFWLTAILAPRFLASAFAAGPALLILLCMIVRKVSSFDPGDEAIRKLSIIVTYAMLVNVFFVLMEVFTVFYSGIPEHVHHFQFLFAGLHGEAYLVPWMWTSMALAAVSIVLLVVPTFRNNLKILPVTCVMVFVSLWIDKGLGLIIGGFTPTPLGEVTRYTPTLPELLIVAAIWAIGFLMITVFYKIALAIREAMGYEIAH, encoded by the coding sequence ATGTTTGAGAAGGCCGTGGTCGGGAGCCGGCGCTACTGGGCCTGGGTCTTCGCCCTCCTGTGCGTCATCGGCGCGGGCTTCGTCAGTTACCTCTACCAGCTGAACGTGGGCCTGGGCGTCACGGGCCTCTCCCGCGACATCACGTGGGGCTTCTACATCGCCCAGTTCACTTTCTTCGTCGGCGTGGCCGCCTCGGCCGTGATGGTGGTCCTGCCCTATTACCTTCACGACTACAAGGCCTTCGGGAAACTCACCATCCTCGGCGAGTTCCTGGCCATCTCCGCCGTCACCATGTGCATGCTGTTCATCTTCGTGGACATGGGGCAGCCCACCCGGGTGCTGAACGTGCTCCTCCACCCCACGCCGAACTCCATGATGTTCTGGGACATGGTCTCCCTCTCGGGCTACCTGTTCCTCAACGCCCTCATCAGCCTCGTGGCCCTCTCGGCGGAGCGGAAGGCGGTGGCCCCGCCCAAGTGGATCAAGCCCTTCATCCTCCTCTCCATCCCCTGGGCCGTGTCCATCCACACCGTCACGGCCTTCCTCTACAACGGCCTGCCCGGCCGGTCCTTCTGGCTGACCGCCATCCTGGCGCCGCGCTTCCTCGCTTCGGCCTTCGCCGCCGGCCCGGCCCTCCTGATCCTCCTGTGCATGATCGTGCGGAAGGTCTCCTCCTTCGACCCGGGCGACGAGGCCATCCGCAAGCTGTCGATCATCGTGACCTACGCCATGCTCGTCAACGTCTTCTTCGTGCTCATGGAGGTTTTCACCGTCTTCTACAGCGGCATTCCGGAGCACGTGCACCACTTCCAGTTCCTTTTCGCGGGCCTCCACGGCGAGGCCTACCTCGTTCCCTGGATGTGGACGTCCATGGCCCTGGCGGCCGTCTCCATCGTCCTTCTGGTGGTTCCGACCTTCCGGAACAACCTGAAGATCCTGCCCGTGACCTGCGTCATGGTCTTCGTCTCCCTCTGGATCGACAAGGGTCTGGGGCTGATCATCGGCGGGTTCACGCCCACCCCCCTGGGAGAGGTCACGCGCTACACGCCGACCCTCCCGGAGCTGCTCATCGTGGCCGCCATCTGGGCCATCGGCTTCCTCATGATCACGGTCTTCTACAAGATCGCCCTCGCCATCCGCGAGGCGATGGGATACGAGATCGCGCACTGA
- a CDS encoding GNAT family N-acetyltransferase, with amino-acid sequence MPGSWYTRSMRYLATVAKGLEAVVWGELSALGLEPGPPRPGLVPFEGGWEAGYRACLRLRAARRVLLELGRFEASHADGLYAGARALRWPDHFGRKTTFAVEASVRDHPSLTHSGYAALKVKDAVADALRAVFGVRPDVDREDPDVRVVLHLHGTSATIALDLAGPLHKRGYRVKTVPAPLNETLAAGILLLAGYDGTAAFADPFCGSGTLCIEAALIASGTAPGLVRKVRFGFQRWPGFRDRTFQRLVEEARAAARRPSSPILGSDADGRALIAARDNAAAAGMSEWIRFERRDAREFVSPGPGCLVVSNPPYGDHAGAGEDLPALYRAFGDALKRNAGGATAYLLCGNPALAKCVGLRAARRIPLWNGPMECRLLEYRMVEGAFRTPGKGESAAGTGESLGETPGPGRRGVEGAVSGDGGEAPGPCPRVDLRPPQPGDLPILFEHQRDPEAAHMAAFPPRDWEAFQAHWAKILADPEVQVRTVLADGKVAGDLLCWGPAEEKEVGYWIGREFWGRGVATRALAAFLGVLEFPVLFAHVAKHNVASRRVLEKCGFKVCGEMRRACGEPPLEADEFVLRWERAEETP; translated from the coding sequence GTGCCGGGTTCCTGGTACACTCGATCCATGCGATACCTCGCCACGGTGGCCAAGGGCCTCGAAGCGGTCGTATGGGGCGAGCTCTCCGCCTTGGGCCTCGAACCGGGCCCCCCGCGCCCCGGGCTCGTCCCCTTCGAAGGGGGTTGGGAAGCCGGCTATCGCGCGTGCCTGCGCCTGAGGGCGGCCCGCCGGGTCCTGCTGGAGCTGGGCCGCTTCGAGGCCTCCCACGCCGATGGCTTGTACGCGGGCGCCCGGGCGCTGCGGTGGCCGGATCACTTCGGTCGGAAGACCACCTTCGCCGTGGAAGCCTCGGTGCGGGACCACCCGTCCCTGACCCACTCGGGTTACGCGGCCCTGAAGGTCAAGGACGCGGTGGCGGACGCCCTGAGGGCCGTCTTCGGGGTCCGTCCGGACGTGGACCGGGAAGACCCGGACGTCCGCGTCGTCCTCCATCTGCACGGGACCTCCGCCACGATCGCCCTGGACCTCGCGGGCCCCCTTCACAAGAGGGGGTACCGGGTGAAGACGGTGCCCGCCCCACTCAACGAAACCCTGGCCGCTGGGATCCTCCTCCTGGCGGGGTACGACGGGACCGCCGCCTTCGCGGACCCCTTCTGCGGATCGGGCACGCTCTGCATCGAGGCGGCCCTCATCGCCTCGGGGACCGCGCCGGGCCTCGTTCGCAAGGTCCGCTTCGGCTTCCAGCGGTGGCCGGGTTTTCGAGACCGGACCTTCCAGCGCCTGGTGGAAGAGGCCCGGGCCGCCGCCCGCCGGCCCTCCAGCCCCATCCTCGGATCCGACGCCGACGGGCGGGCCCTGATCGCGGCGCGGGACAACGCGGCGGCGGCGGGAATGTCCGAGTGGATCCGCTTCGAGCGCCGGGACGCCCGGGAGTTCGTTTCTCCGGGGCCCGGCTGTCTCGTGGTCTCCAACCCGCCGTACGGGGATCATGCCGGGGCCGGGGAGGACCTCCCCGCGCTCTACCGCGCCTTCGGGGACGCGCTCAAGAGGAATGCGGGCGGCGCGACCGCCTACCTGCTCTGCGGGAACCCCGCCCTGGCCAAGTGCGTGGGGCTTCGCGCCGCCCGGCGCATCCCCCTCTGGAACGGCCCCATGGAGTGCCGCCTGCTGGAATACCGGATGGTGGAGGGGGCCTTCCGGACCCCCGGGAAAGGCGAGAGCGCCGCGGGGACCGGGGAGAGCCTGGGCGAGACTCCCGGGCCGGGCCGCCGCGGGGTGGAGGGGGCGGTCTCCGGGGACGGGGGGGAGGCCCCCGGCCCGTGTCCCCGGGTGGATCTGCGCCCCCCCCAGCCGGGCGATCTTCCCATCCTCTTCGAGCACCAGCGGGACCCCGAGGCCGCCCATATGGCCGCCTTCCCGCCTCGGGACTGGGAGGCCTTTCAGGCGCACTGGGCGAAGATTCTGGCGGACCCGGAGGTGCAGGTGCGGACCGTCCTGGCGGACGGCAAAGTGGCGGGCGACCTCCTCTGTTGGGGGCCGGCCGAAGAGAAGGAAGTGGGCTATTGGATAGGAAGGGAGTTCTGGGGACGGGGGGTCGCCACGAGGGCCCTGGCGGCCTTTCTGGGCGTCTTGGAGTTTCCGGTCCTCTTCGCCCACGTCGCCAAGCACAACGTCGCCTCGCGGAGGGTCCTGGAGAAGTGCGGGTTCAAGGTCTGCGGAGAGATGCGTCGAGCCTGCGGGGAACCTCCCCTGGAAGCGGACGAGTTCGTTCTGAGATGGGAAAGGGCCGAGGAGACGCCATGA
- a CDS encoding DUF1287 domain-containing protein — protein sequence MSRRIRPGAAGLLAALLALHAGGQEEGGAAREKIAAVLAAARSQIGVTTVYDGSYRRLPYPGGDLPAERGVCTDVLVRAFRAAGVDLQRLVHEDMTRAFSDYPNLWGLAGPDPNIDHRRVPNLLTYFRRQGASVPVTDRPSDYLAGDVVTWRLPSGLPHIGLVSSARAPGTDRPLVLHNIGRGTREEDVLFAYVLTGHFRYFR from the coding sequence ATGAGTCGTCGGATCCGCCCCGGGGCGGCGGGCCTCCTGGCCGCCCTCTTGGCCCTCCATGCCGGGGGCCAGGAAGAGGGAGGGGCGGCGCGCGAGAAGATCGCCGCCGTCCTCGCGGCGGCGCGCTCCCAGATCGGGGTCACCACGGTATACGACGGCTCCTACCGGCGGCTCCCTTACCCCGGGGGGGACCTTCCCGCCGAGCGGGGGGTCTGCACCGACGTCCTCGTCCGGGCCTTCCGGGCGGCGGGGGTGGACCTCCAGAGGCTCGTACACGAGGACATGACCCGGGCCTTTTCGGACTACCCGAATCTGTGGGGACTGGCGGGGCCCGATCCGAACATCGACCACCGCCGGGTGCCCAACCTTTTAACCTATTTCCGCCGCCAGGGCGCCTCGGTGCCCGTCACCGACCGCCCCTCCGACTACCTGGCGGGAGACGTGGTGACCTGGAGGCTTCCCTCGGGCCTCCCGCACATCGGGCTCGTCTCCAGCGCCCGGGCGCCCGGGACCGACCGGCCCCTCGTCCTCCACAACATCGGGCGGGGCACCCGGGAGGAGGATGTCCTCTTCGCCTACGTCCTGACCGGGCACTTCCGGTACTTTCGATGA
- a CDS encoding 5-carboxymethyl-2-hydroxymuconate Delta-isomerase: MPHLTLEITDNVPGPLDLPATLNRLNRAIVATGLFEDRDVKGRAVVHSAYAVGVDAPDRGFVALTLEILAGRDREVRSRLADDLMAVLERDLARAAEGGRVGFSVQVREMDRESYRRRRPAS; this comes from the coding sequence ATGCCCCACCTGACTTTGGAGATCACGGATAACGTGCCGGGTCCTCTGGACCTCCCGGCCACCCTGAACCGGCTGAACCGAGCCATCGTGGCCACGGGGCTCTTCGAGGATCGAGACGTGAAGGGCCGGGCGGTGGTCCACTCCGCGTACGCCGTGGGCGTGGACGCGCCGGACAGGGGCTTCGTGGCCCTCACCCTCGAGATCCTGGCGGGGAGGGATCGGGAGGTCCGCTCCCGCCTGGCGGATGACCTGATGGCCGTTCTCGAACGGGATCTCGCCCGCGCCGCGGAAGGGGGCAGGGTGGGCTTCTCGGTGCAGGTGAGGGAGATGGACCGGGAGAGCTACCGGCGGCGCCGTCCCGCTTCGTGA